In Dryobates pubescens isolate bDryPub1 chromosome 6, bDryPub1.pri, whole genome shotgun sequence, a genomic segment contains:
- the CDC42EP3 gene encoding cdc42 effector protein 3 yields MPAKTPMYLKAANNKKGKKFKLRDILSPDMISPPLGDFRHTIHIGKEGQHDVFGDISFLQGNYELLPGNEGETRVSQSGGHYEFLRANSTSESMFTETPSPVLKNAISLPAIGGSQALMLPLLSPVTFNSKQESIRSSRNPRLSCEPVIEEKLQEKSKQMEEGETYKDDLWEQNGSSSHFTNGRDSNSSSFSERCTDWQTVDIFDDNRLSCELTKTKTKSEESLSDLAGSLLSLQLDLGPSLLDEVLNVMDKNKS; encoded by the coding sequence ATGCCAGCCAAGACACCCATGTACCTGAAAGCTGCTAACaataagaaagggaagaaattcaAACTAAGGGATATCTTATCTCCTGATATGATCAGCCCACCACTTGGAGATTTTCGTCATACTATACACATTGGAAAAGAAGGACAACATGATGTTTTTGGAGACATCTCCTTTTTGCAGGGCAACTATGAGCTGTTGCCTGGAAATGAAGGAGAAACCAGAGTTAGTCAGTCTGGTGGCCACTATGAATTCTTAAGGGCAAACAGCACTTCTGAATCCATGTTTACAGAAACTCCATCACCAGTGCTCAAAAACGCTATTTCCCTTCCTGCCATTGGGGGTTCTCAAGCCCTCATGTTGCCCTTATTGTCACCAGTGACATTTAATTCAAAGCAAGAATCCATCAGGTCATCAAGAAATCCTAGGCTTAGCTGTGAGCCAGTAATAGAAGAAAAATTGCAGGAGAAAAGTAAACAGATGGAGGAGGGAGAAACATACAAAGATGACCTATGGGAGCAAAATGGTTCTTCTTCGCATTTTACTAACGGTAGAGACAGTAACTCATCCAGCTTCTCTGAACGATGCACTGATTGGCAAACAGTTGATATATTTGATGACAATCGACTTTCATGTGAACTAACCAAGACAAAGACTAAGTCAGAAGAATCCCTTTCAGATCTTGCAGGCTCTCTTCTCTCACTACAACTTGACTTGGGACCTTCACTTTTGGATGAGGTCCTCAATGTAATGGACAAGAATAAATCTTAG